A genomic stretch from Schaalia odontolytica includes:
- a CDS encoding multicopper oxidase domain-containing protein, translated as MADLNLSASSSGGDAPKTSTPKETPKLRISPAGDHSPVSRTAGAIVGVVSVVALALAIFLSNPSAPTTQGTGTGAGTTASSVTPTGHTTRVSVGVEGMSFTPNHIEVPVGDRLVIDFTNSGDQRHDLVFETGVTSGSLASGETKELDLGVISGNVEGWCSLPGHRELGMTLHVQATGTSSGSASSTGASASGGHAHHGHDHGQDAAAGPATPTALTDYAATIDARDPVLPPATNETERHYTFTVTEQTVNVTSSLTRESWTFNGDAPGPILRGHIGDTFHITLVNNGTMSHSLDFHAGLVAPDNVMRSIEPGETLDYTFVAKNAGIWLYHCSTAPMSMHIANGMFGALIIDPTDLDKVDREYVMVASELYLGADGAPADASLLSALQPNAMAFNGVPFQYKAHPIQIKTNERVRVWVMDAGPNLATTFHVVGTQFDTVWREGAYTIRGGGSGGGWGQVLTLGAAEGGFVEFTPLEAGHYTFVNHALSLAEKGQVGVFEVND; from the coding sequence GTGGCTGACCTGAACCTGTCTGCATCGTCGTCGGGAGGCGACGCCCCGAAGACGTCGACACCGAAGGAAACGCCGAAGCTACGCATCAGCCCGGCGGGCGACCACTCGCCCGTGAGCCGCACGGCCGGAGCGATCGTCGGCGTGGTCTCGGTCGTGGCCCTTGCCCTGGCGATCTTCCTGTCCAACCCCTCCGCGCCCACCACGCAGGGCACGGGAACGGGAGCTGGGACCACCGCCTCGTCCGTGACTCCGACCGGACACACGACCCGCGTGTCGGTGGGGGTCGAGGGCATGTCCTTCACACCCAACCACATCGAGGTGCCGGTTGGTGACCGCCTCGTCATCGACTTCACGAACTCGGGGGACCAGCGCCACGACCTGGTCTTTGAGACGGGCGTTACCTCCGGGTCGCTCGCGTCGGGCGAGACGAAGGAGCTGGATCTCGGCGTCATCTCGGGGAACGTCGAGGGCTGGTGTTCCCTGCCCGGACACCGCGAGCTGGGCATGACCCTGCACGTGCAGGCCACGGGAACCTCCTCGGGCTCCGCGTCCTCCACGGGAGCCTCGGCCTCGGGCGGCCACGCGCATCACGGCCACGACCACGGCCAGGACGCCGCCGCGGGACCCGCCACCCCGACGGCCCTGACGGACTACGCCGCAACCATCGACGCGCGCGACCCGGTGTTGCCTCCGGCCACGAACGAGACCGAGCGTCACTACACCTTCACGGTCACCGAACAGACCGTCAACGTCACGAGCTCCCTCACGCGCGAGTCGTGGACCTTCAACGGGGACGCTCCCGGCCCGATCCTGCGCGGACACATCGGCGACACCTTCCACATCACCCTGGTCAACAATGGGACGATGAGCCACTCCCTGGACTTCCACGCGGGCCTGGTAGCCCCCGACAACGTCATGCGCTCGATCGAACCCGGGGAAACCCTCGACTACACCTTCGTCGCGAAGAACGCGGGAATCTGGCTCTACCACTGCTCGACCGCGCCTATGTCGATGCACATCGCGAACGGCATGTTTGGTGCCCTCATCATCGACCCCACCGACCTGGACAAGGTGGACCGCGAGTACGTCATGGTCGCCTCCGAGCTCTACCTGGGCGCGGACGGCGCGCCCGCAGACGCCTCGCTCCTGTCCGCACTGCAACCCAATGCGATGGCCTTCAACGGCGTGCCTTTCCAGTACAAGGCGCATCCCATCCAAATCAAAACCAACGAGCGCGTGCGCGTGTGGGTCATGGACGCGGGCCCCAACCTGGCGACCACCTTCCACGTGGTGGGCACCCAGTTCGATACCGTGTGGCGTGAGGGCGCCTACACGATCCGGGGCGGCGGATCCGGGGGCGGCTGGGGCCAGGTCCTCACCCTGGGTGCCGCCGAGGGGGGCTTCGTCGAGTTCACTCCCCTGGAGGCCGGGCACTACACCTTCGTGAATCACGCGCTCTCCCTGGCGGAAAAGGGCCAGGTCGGCGTCTTTGAAGTGAACGACTGA